From Cellulosimicrobium sp. ES-005, one genomic window encodes:
- a CDS encoding ATP-binding cassette domain-containing protein: MTFTGPSSAPGGSPLVASALTKVYGSAQTATHALAGVNLTVHPGESLAIMGPSGSGKTTLLHVLAGIVTPTSGSVSWRGEDVTTLSEARRTVLRRQDFGFVFQSGQLLPELPAVENAALPLMLAGTARTEATAVAARWLAHLGLAGMEQRRPGELSGGQAQRVAIARALVGSPGVVFADEPTGALDQSTGAEVLDVLTRATRDSGAALVVVTHDAGVARHCSRTVTMRDGRISGEFFAPGAQPAPGATQPAATAVVGQPAPPAPYDAATRAAMAAHPAAGHAPGAPAPVTPAAPAAPSQESAR, encoded by the coding sequence ATGACGTTCACCGGCCCCTCCTCCGCCCCCGGCGGCTCGCCCCTCGTCGCGAGCGCGCTCACCAAGGTCTACGGCTCCGCCCAGACCGCGACGCACGCCCTCGCGGGCGTGAACCTCACGGTCCACCCGGGCGAGTCGCTCGCGATCATGGGCCCCTCGGGGTCCGGCAAGACGACGCTCCTGCACGTCCTCGCGGGCATCGTCACCCCGACCTCCGGCTCCGTGTCGTGGCGGGGCGAGGACGTCACGACGCTCTCCGAGGCCCGTCGCACCGTCCTGCGGCGCCAGGACTTCGGCTTCGTGTTCCAGTCGGGCCAGCTCCTGCCGGAGCTGCCCGCGGTCGAGAACGCCGCGCTGCCGCTCATGCTCGCGGGGACGGCGCGCACGGAGGCGACGGCCGTCGCCGCCCGCTGGCTCGCGCACCTCGGCCTCGCCGGGATGGAGCAGCGCCGCCCGGGCGAGCTGTCCGGCGGCCAGGCCCAGCGCGTCGCGATCGCCCGCGCGCTCGTCGGGTCGCCCGGCGTCGTGTTCGCCGACGAGCCGACCGGCGCGCTCGACCAGTCGACCGGTGCCGAGGTCCTCGACGTGCTCACGCGCGCCACCCGGGACTCCGGCGCCGCGCTCGTCGTCGTCACGCACGACGCGGGCGTCGCGCGGCACTGCTCCCGCACCGTGACGATGCGCGACGGGCGCATCTCCGGCGAGTTCTTCGCGCCCGGGGCCCAGCCCGCCCCGGGCGCGACGCAGCCCGCGGCGACCGCCGTCGTCGGGCAGCCCGCCCCACCCGCCCCGTACGACGCCGCCACGCGGGCCGCGATGGCCGCGCACCCGGCCGCGGGGCACGCACCCGGCGCGCCCGCGCCCGTGACACCGGCCGCTCCCGCCGCACCGAGCCAGGAGAGCGCCCGATGA
- a CDS encoding TetR/AcrR family transcriptional regulator, which produces MTKGDETRQVILHRGVEAAYRVGLTGLTIGELASATGMSKSGLYAHFRSKESLQLAVLGQARTEFIDTVVAPALRTPRGEPRMRALFEGWLACDLRQDPGGCLFVKAATELSAQQGPVRDQLVRDHRDLCDAVAQVFRTCVAEGGFRADADPEQFASDLYGVMLGVNHAHVLMADPLAEERARRAFEALLDAARTTAPLPVR; this is translated from the coding sequence ATGACCAAGGGCGACGAGACGCGGCAGGTGATCCTGCACCGTGGCGTGGAGGCCGCGTACCGCGTCGGGCTGACCGGCCTCACCATCGGCGAGCTCGCGTCGGCCACGGGCATGTCGAAGTCCGGCCTGTACGCGCACTTCCGTTCCAAGGAGTCGCTCCAGCTCGCCGTCCTCGGCCAGGCGCGCACCGAGTTCATCGACACGGTGGTGGCCCCCGCGCTGCGCACCCCCCGCGGCGAGCCGCGGATGCGGGCGCTGTTCGAGGGGTGGCTCGCGTGCGACCTGCGCCAGGACCCCGGCGGTTGCCTGTTCGTCAAGGCGGCGACCGAGCTCTCCGCGCAGCAGGGTCCCGTCCGGGACCAGCTCGTGCGCGACCACCGCGACCTGTGCGACGCCGTCGCGCAGGTCTTCCGCACGTGCGTCGCGGAGGGCGGGTTCCGCGCCGACGCGGACCCGGAGCAGTTCGCCTCGGACCTCTACGGCGTCATGCTCGGGGTGAACCACGCGCACGTCCTCATGGCCGACCCGCTCGCCGAGGAGCGCGCCCGGCGCGCGTTCGAGGCGCTGCTCGACGCGGCGCGCACGACCGCGCCGCTCCCCGTCCGCTGA
- a CDS encoding alpha/beta fold hydrolase — protein MGVPGSKKSTTVRADRRRAARRRKAALRLAVVRARLAVLQAVSPRRAARLALDLWCTPPDGAGRRRDDRTAPGTLTTVTTAAGSRVVVETWAATGGEGSTSPDGDPAGTRASAEVGVVYLAHGWGGWRGQLGAFVEPLRAAGYRVVAFDAPSHGDSGPGSLGQRRSTMPELADALATVVRSHGEPAAVVSHSLGTATTVLAVRDGLSAGRLVLVAAIADVLGELDGFADVLRLSRRTRELLRGLLSDVAGRPLAELDVRETLRTHPVPPALVVHDRADKEVPYPVGAALAAAWPEGELLTTDGLGHHRLLRDPEVVRAVVGYVTPLRPDMPVEPDLARRGA, from the coding sequence GTGGGCGTCCCAGGCTCGAAGAAAAGCACGACCGTTCGTGCCGACCGGCGACGCGCCGCGCGACGGCGCAAGGCCGCCCTGCGGCTCGCGGTCGTCCGCGCGCGCCTCGCCGTCCTCCAGGCGGTCTCCCCGCGCCGGGCCGCGCGTCTCGCGCTCGACCTCTGGTGCACCCCGCCCGACGGCGCGGGGCGGCGCCGCGACGACCGCACGGCCCCCGGCACGCTCACCACGGTGACCACGGCCGCCGGGTCGCGGGTCGTCGTCGAGACGTGGGCCGCGACCGGCGGCGAGGGGTCGACGAGCCCGGACGGCGACCCGGCGGGCACCCGTGCGTCCGCCGAGGTCGGCGTCGTCTACCTGGCCCACGGGTGGGGCGGGTGGCGCGGCCAGCTCGGCGCGTTCGTCGAGCCGCTCCGTGCAGCCGGCTACCGCGTCGTCGCGTTCGACGCGCCGAGCCACGGCGACTCCGGTCCCGGCAGCCTCGGCCAGCGGCGCAGCACCATGCCCGAGCTCGCGGACGCGCTCGCGACGGTGGTCCGGTCCCACGGCGAGCCCGCAGCGGTCGTCTCGCACTCGCTGGGCACCGCGACGACCGTCCTCGCGGTCCGCGACGGGCTGTCCGCGGGTCGGCTGGTGCTCGTCGCGGCGATCGCCGACGTGCTGGGCGAGCTCGACGGGTTCGCGGACGTGCTCCGGCTCTCGCGCCGGACCCGCGAGCTGCTCCGGGGCCTGCTCTCCGACGTCGCGGGCCGTCCGCTGGCCGAGCTGGACGTGCGTGAGACCCTGCGCACCCACCCGGTCCCGCCCGCGCTCGTCGTGCACGACCGCGCGGACAAGGAGGTCCCGTACCCCGTCGGGGCGGCGCTCGCCGCGGCGTGGCCCGAGGGCGAGCTCCTCACGACGGACGGGCTCGGGCACCACCGGCTGCTGCGCGACCCCGAGGTCGTGCGGGCCGTCGTCGGCTACGTGACGCCGCTGCGCCCCGACATGCCCGTCGAGCCCGACCTCGCGCGCCGCGGAGCCTGA
- a CDS encoding GyrI-like domain-containing protein, protein MPSDKVDLKALHRELYAPPRGRFVEVDVPTLAYLAVDGEGDPNTSPAYGEAVEALFSLAYAVKFASKREGRDYVVGPLEGLWTADDPGTFVRREKGAWRWTLLVLQPDWVDEDLVVAATESVRATKDAPAALDLVRRTSLTEGRSVQTLHVGTYDDEGPVLAELHDVYLPEHGLTFAGPHHEIYLSDVRRTDPARLRTVLRQPVRPV, encoded by the coding sequence ATGCCCTCGGACAAGGTGGACCTCAAGGCGCTGCACCGCGAGCTGTACGCCCCGCCGCGCGGGAGGTTCGTCGAGGTGGACGTCCCGACGCTCGCCTACCTCGCGGTCGACGGCGAGGGCGACCCGAACACGTCGCCCGCCTACGGCGAGGCGGTCGAGGCGCTCTTCTCCCTCGCGTACGCCGTGAAGTTCGCGAGCAAGCGGGAGGGCCGCGACTACGTCGTCGGTCCGCTGGAGGGCCTGTGGACGGCCGACGACCCGGGCACGTTCGTGCGGCGGGAGAAGGGCGCGTGGCGCTGGACGCTGCTGGTGCTCCAGCCGGACTGGGTCGACGAGGACCTCGTCGTCGCGGCCACGGAGTCGGTCCGCGCGACGAAGGACGCACCGGCCGCGCTCGACCTCGTGCGGCGCACGAGCCTGACCGAGGGCCGGTCCGTGCAGACCCTGCACGTCGGGACGTACGACGACGAGGGCCCGGTGCTCGCGGAGCTGCACGACGTCTACCTGCCCGAGCACGGCCTCACGTTCGCCGGTCCGCACCACGAGATCTACCTGAGCGACGTGCGACGCACGGACCCGGCGAGGCTCCGCACGGTGCTGCGCCAACCCGTCCGCCCGGTCTGA
- a CDS encoding anaerobic ribonucleoside-triphosphate reductase activating protein, with protein sequence MTRPGLVVAGLNRLSVTDWPGRRVATVLTQGCPWHCGYCHHPGLCAVAAHGAPPPGDTVPWSEVVAFLAPRRRLLDGVVFSGGEPTLHPGLLGAIDDVRGLGLDVGLHTAGPWPARLARLLPFVDWVGLDIKHLPSRYPVVTGTIPSGRRAFEALTVLLRSGVDHEVRTTVDPSVHSRTELLALGTHLRRLGVREWVLQEAAPDGASAAWTRALAGRRLADVLDETDLAWARRRSAA encoded by the coding sequence ATGACCCGCCCCGGCCTCGTGGTCGCCGGACTGAACCGATTGTCGGTCACGGACTGGCCCGGGCGGAGGGTGGCGACGGTCCTCACCCAGGGCTGCCCGTGGCACTGCGGGTACTGCCACCACCCGGGACTGTGCGCGGTCGCCGCCCACGGCGCACCGCCGCCCGGGGACACGGTCCCGTGGTCGGAGGTCGTCGCGTTCCTCGCCCCGCGCCGTCGGCTGCTCGACGGCGTCGTCTTCTCGGGCGGCGAGCCGACGCTCCACCCCGGCCTGCTCGGCGCGATCGACGACGTGCGCGGCCTCGGCCTCGACGTCGGGCTGCACACCGCCGGCCCCTGGCCGGCCCGGCTCGCGCGGCTCCTGCCGTTCGTGGACTGGGTCGGGCTCGACATCAAGCACCTGCCCTCGCGCTACCCGGTCGTCACGGGGACGATCCCGTCCGGGCGCCGCGCGTTCGAGGCGCTGACCGTGCTGCTGCGCTCCGGCGTCGACCACGAGGTGCGCACCACGGTCGACCCGAGCGTGCACTCGCGCACCGAGCTCCTCGCGCTCGGCACGCACCTGCGCCGCCTCGGGGTGCGCGAGTGGGTGCTCCAGGAAGCCGCGCCGGACGGCGCGTCCGCCGCGTGGACCCGCGCGCTCGCGGGCCGCCGGCTCGCCGACGTGCTCGACGAGACGGACCTCGCCTGGGCACGACGCCGGTCGGCCGCCTGA
- a CDS encoding biotin/lipoyl-binding protein yields the protein MIAVLVVAALVVYLTVLRPRASSAQEAGALQPTTAQASTATFERTVTTTGTLTPSVREDVSFAASGTVQSVEVAAGDTVEAGQTLATIDTLQLDAALARANADLAQAQADLADARESDDGSDAAEAAVEARESAVAVAQQAYDEAAAAMSDATLTASVGGLVTSVGVAVGDTVGTSSSTGSSGSTGAADQGGAGAMPGTSSGGSTSTSSSGSSDTAAFTIVGTDAWTVEVSVGESDVATIETGDQVEMTSDDLAETVFGTVSEIGRLPSTTQGAVAYPVTVAVTGSPEGLHDGVSVDVSIVTERRTDVLSVPAAAVSTNDDGASVVTLVDGDGSTSEQVVETGESSGQMIEIVSGLSEGDTVQYTAFTPGAGRGQGGEEGFDPSQMPGRGQGGFPEGFDPSQLPAGGFPGRGGNS from the coding sequence GTGATCGCCGTCCTCGTGGTCGCCGCGCTGGTCGTCTACCTGACGGTCCTGCGGCCGCGCGCGTCGTCGGCCCAGGAGGCGGGAGCCCTGCAGCCGACCACCGCGCAGGCGAGCACGGCGACGTTCGAGCGGACCGTGACGACGACGGGGACGCTCACGCCGAGCGTGCGGGAGGACGTGTCGTTCGCGGCGTCGGGCACCGTGCAGTCGGTCGAGGTCGCCGCGGGCGACACGGTCGAGGCGGGGCAGACGCTCGCGACGATCGACACCCTGCAGCTCGACGCCGCGCTCGCGCGGGCGAACGCGGACCTCGCGCAGGCGCAGGCCGACCTCGCGGACGCGCGGGAGTCCGACGACGGCAGCGACGCGGCGGAGGCAGCCGTCGAGGCGCGCGAGTCCGCCGTCGCGGTCGCGCAGCAGGCGTACGACGAGGCCGCGGCGGCGATGTCCGACGCGACGCTCACCGCCTCGGTGGGTGGTCTGGTGACGTCGGTCGGCGTCGCGGTGGGGGACACGGTGGGCACGTCGTCGAGCACGGGCTCGTCCGGGTCGACCGGCGCGGCCGACCAGGGTGGTGCCGGAGCGATGCCCGGCACGTCGAGCGGCGGGTCGACCAGCACCTCGTCGTCCGGCTCGTCCGACACCGCGGCGTTCACCATCGTCGGGACCGACGCGTGGACGGTCGAGGTGAGCGTCGGGGAGTCCGACGTCGCGACGATCGAGACGGGAGATCAGGTCGAGATGACGTCGGACGACCTCGCCGAGACGGTGTTCGGCACCGTGAGCGAGATCGGGCGCCTGCCCTCCACGACGCAGGGCGCGGTCGCGTACCCCGTGACGGTCGCGGTCACCGGCAGTCCCGAGGGCCTGCACGACGGCGTGAGCGTCGACGTCTCGATCGTCACCGAGCGCCGCACCGACGTGCTCTCCGTGCCGGCCGCCGCCGTCTCGACGAACGACGACGGGGCCTCGGTCGTGACGCTCGTGGACGGGGACGGGTCGACCTCGGAGCAGGTCGTCGAGACCGGTGAGTCGTCGGGCCAGATGATCGAGATCGTGTCCGGCCTGTCGGAGGGGGACACCGTGCAGTACACCGCGTTCACCCCGGGCGCCGGACGCGGCCAGGGCGGGGAGGAGGGCTTCGACCCGTCCCAGATGCCCGGGCGCGGCCAGGGCGGGTTCCCCGAGGGCTTCGATCCCTCGCAGCTGCCCGCCGGCGGCTTCCCCGGCCGCGGGGGGAACTCGTGA
- a CDS encoding ABC transporter ATP-binding protein has translation MTAATSEVGLAGPPAEPGSSPVIDLYGARKTYRTGDLEFEALRGVDLRIERGEYVAIVGPSGSGKSTLMNVLGCLDTLTSGTYRLAGDDVDDLDETDLASVRNEQIGFVFQQFNLLPSLSALRNVELPLVYRGVASAERRERAAEALARVGLADRTTHRPGQLSGGQQQRVAVARALVGEPALVLADEPTGNLDSRSTADVLDLLDALHAQGRTIVLITHEHEVAQRSRRVVRVLDGLVTSDERVVAS, from the coding sequence GTGACCGCCGCGACGAGCGAGGTCGGTCTCGCGGGTCCCCCGGCCGAGCCGGGCTCCTCGCCGGTCATCGACCTGTACGGCGCGCGCAAGACCTACCGCACGGGCGACCTCGAGTTCGAGGCGCTGCGCGGCGTCGACCTCCGGATCGAGCGCGGCGAGTACGTCGCGATCGTCGGGCCGTCGGGCTCGGGCAAGTCGACGCTCATGAACGTGCTCGGCTGCCTCGACACGCTCACCTCGGGCACGTACCGGCTCGCGGGCGACGACGTCGACGACCTGGACGAGACCGACCTGGCGAGCGTGCGCAACGAGCAGATCGGCTTCGTGTTCCAGCAGTTCAACCTGCTGCCGTCGCTCTCCGCGCTGCGCAACGTCGAGCTCCCGCTCGTGTACCGGGGCGTGGCGTCGGCGGAGCGCCGCGAGCGGGCCGCGGAGGCGCTCGCCCGCGTCGGCCTCGCCGACCGCACCACGCACCGGCCCGGCCAGCTCTCGGGCGGCCAGCAGCAGCGCGTCGCCGTCGCGCGGGCGCTCGTCGGCGAGCCGGCGCTCGTCCTCGCGGACGAGCCGACCGGCAACCTCGACTCCCGTTCGACCGCCGACGTGCTCGACCTGCTCGACGCGCTGCACGCGCAGGGCCGCACGATCGTCCTCATCACGCACGAGCACGAGGTCGCGCAGCGGTCCCGGCGGGTCGTGCGCGTGCTCGACGGCCTCGTCACGTCGGACGAGCGGGTGGTGGCGTCATGA